The nucleotide sequence tagattcacactgaaggcatcaaaactatgaattaacacatgtggaattatatatggaattatatacataacaaaaaagtgtgaaacaactgaaaatatgtcatattgtaggttcttcaaagtagccaccttttgctttgattactgctttgcacactcttggcacattctcttgatgagcttcaagaggtagtcaaaTGGTTAGAGAAactttactttttactttaagaaatgaaggtcagtcagtccgaaaaattgggaaaactttgaaagtgtccccaagtgcagtcacaaaaaccatcaagcgctacaaagaaactggctcacatgcggaccgccccaggaaaggaagaccaagagtcacctctgctgcggaggataagttcatccgagtcaccagcctcagaaatcgcaggttaacagcagctcagattagagaccaggtcaatggcacacggagttctagcagcagacacatctctagaacaactgttaagaggagactgtgtgaatcaggccttcatggtagaatatctgctaggaaaccactgctaaagaaaggcaacaagcagaagagatttgtttgggctaaagaacacaaggaatggacattagaccagtggaaatctgtgctttggtctgatgagtccagatttgagatctttggttccaaccaccgtgtctttgtgcgatgcAGGAAAGGTgtacggatggactctacatgcctggttcccaccgtgaagcatggaggaggaggtgtgatggtgtgggggtgctttactggtgacactgttggggatttattcaaaattgaaggcatactgaaccagcatgtcTACCACAGCATCTCGCAGCGGCATGTtattccatccggtttgtgtttagttggaccatcatttatttttcaacaggacaatgaccccaaacacacctccaggctgtgtaagggctatatgaccaagaaggagagtgatggagtgctgcgccagatgacctggcctccacagtcaccggacctgaacccaatcgagatggtttaggggtgagctggaccgcagacagaaggcaaaagggccaacaagtgcgaagcatctctcggggaactccttcaagactgttggaagaccatttcaggtgactacctcttgaagctcatcaagacaatgccaagagtgtgcaaagcagtaatcaaagcaaaaggtggctactttgaagaaccgagaatatgacattttcagttgtttcacacttttttgttatgtatataattccatatataattccacatgtgttaattcatagttttgatgccttcagtgtgaatctacaattttcatagtcatgaaaataaagaaaactctttgaatgagaaggtgtgtccaaacttttggtctgtactgtatatatatatatatatatatatatatatatatatatagaaagagagagcgagagagagatcccatttaaacaaattaaagatttaaatatttttataataaatttctgatataaattaaacatttgacattttaaaaatttttgtaacatatacatataaatatttataaagtcTAATCCATAATTCTTGATgcaaaaaagtctaaattataataaatacttatatttttaaattgtataattttttcaaTGTATATTTTGTATCATTTTATGTAAGAATTGCTATcttttaatattttctaaattaatattttacagaTTAAGTTTTGAGAGattttgtgtgtgctgtgtgctactatattgtattatgtttatttaagCATCTTGCTCTATAGAGATTGTATGATATTGCAGAGattatcatattttaaaattcccATTGGTCACCACTATTACGGACATTGTGTGTCATTACTTTAACAGTCATTCAATTCTGTGACGATCAGCAAGTGTCTGTAGCTGTATAAACGAGAAAGTTGGAGGAAGAGGATCCTGAATTCAGTATCTTTACCTTAGCAACCTTCCTCCAGTTATGACAATCAAAGAAGTAGTATGTTCCTCTCTCGTAGGTGTTGGTCTTTAGCGTGGGCTCCATGCCAGGTGCTCTTGTGATCCAAACCCTTTCCTCTTTATGGTACCGCCAGTCCCGGTTGAAGCTGCAATCAACAAATATTCAATTTAACCCCTAAACTTCCACCCATGGTTGATTATCAGCAAAAAGAGTCCTAGAGTTACATAATCTGCAGGACGTACAGCTCAACAGCAGCGAGGAGTTGTAAGAGGTCTCCTCCGTTCATGTAGTAGAGGTAAAACAGCAGGTCTTCACCGTATCGTCCCAGTTTTATTGCAGCCAGCTGTACAGAGTACATTATAAGGTTAGCAGCATCCACATATGACAATTTCAATGCGGTTTTACTGAATTCTTCGTCACCTCACCTTGTCCCTTATGTGAATGTTGGTTAAGTACTCTGAGGGAACATGGAAGTCTAAAAAACAATTGCATTTATTACTGAAGAGCCAAAATGAATTGGTAAAATCTACAGGTTACGTAAAACGAACTCTTACCAATGTCTTGTGGTCGACATGGAGCTGAAGCCCAGGGAGATGCAAACTTAGGATACAGATTcctacaaaccaaaataaaattaatgtgtaTACGAAAAGAGAACATTGACAAGAAATCAATATCTGGCACAAGAAAGTATCTTACTCTGGAGAGTTGAGGTTGAGTCCTAGCGTTGTTAGGTCGCTTCCTAAAGCCAGGTGAACCATCCCAGGGTCCGTCTCAGCTGCCCGGATGAATGTCAGGAGTCCAATCATTCCAAACTGATCTGTCACCATTCCTAAGGGAATGTTTGTTACCTTGCCTATAAAAGATGTGAATACATGTCAAGTTTGATTGAGATTGTCCAATGGACACAGTTGCTACATCTTTTGATCAATTAATTTTCATGAATTTTCCAGCAGACacagatttttatatttgtttttgtttttctagcaAAGAGCAAATTCCAGTcagtgttattatagttaactaaaaccataaaaaaagtttgtgttaatttaaataaaataaacaaactgaaataaaatgaatgaatgaaaaccaTATAGACATattactgttaaaaaataaacaaaataatcctAATACTttaactacaataaaaaaaaaactcaaaatattaaaattaaaaaagttaataaaaatatagcatccaaataataaaaaaataattctgtatcTAGtcagattaaatattaaaatataactaCACTACAATTTTGAATAACTCTGAACATAGATAcaagtatatataataaaaatatatatactattgtACATATGGGCCTGTATACACTAATTTTTGTCACAATATACACTATTTTTATGATTGAGTTATGCATggagttattttaattttacaattgattaacatttaaatgtaaataatttgtatattaaaaattatttggttttagaaaatgacaaatgttgtgaataattttcatttataataGAAATGTCCATCATTTAATCATGATTTAAGATGTTAATGACTTCTATTACTTCTCATGGgcttggaattattattattaaatattttccaaTACACCCTGAACTGGGAAGCAGTTGCATCGAAACCTTATAAAACagattcttgtagaaaatacttGCACAGGCTTTGTTTTATTCAACACTTATTTTCAAGCTCAGGACACTTTGGGGGTTGTTTGAAATACGTTGGTGCATGTTGCTGGAGAGCCTCACCATCAGGCAACACCTGGATCCCCTTCTTTTGCTGGTTGTTATTCTGTGCTGATGATGTCTTATCGCCGGGAAACTTGGGTCCATCTGCACTTGAGCTGCCCTTTCCTGAAGAGTTCAAGCTCTGTGGAGACAGCAGAGGCCACAACAATCAGTAAAAGCTCAAGCAATCACAGTCACAGCACTGGACGGCATCACTTAAGTTTTAATAGCCGCGCATCCTTACCCATCCTGAAAAACAATGACATGTTATTTATGCAATCTCTCCCTGAAGCTTATGAAAGATCAAACTCAGGCAATACTGACTGATTTGCTTTCATCCGTGCTCAATGTCGGGTCCTTGTAGTTGGGCCCGGGCAGGGCTGGGAAGTCTTCGTTGTGAATGGAAAAGTCCTGCGACTGCTCGTTCGATGGCTTTGTGACCATTCCAACTACGGAGAGAAACATTTTAATGAAGATTTGAGGGTTATTGTGTGGAAATAAAACCCCTGACCTTACCATGCATTCACAACAAATCTTCTATTGAAGGAGAAGTGTGCTTAGTCTTAAAGACTAAGAGGGTTTCGGTTTCAGCTAAGTAATGCGACTGTGTAAAATGAACTCGTACCATAGGGTGCCCTTCCAGCCAGCGGATTATGCAACGGTGTAGGGTTGCCGTTTCCCTCCCTCCGACTTCTGTCTGCAAGTGCTGGGAATTCTGAGAGGTCTATTCCTGTCACATTTTCACTCCCATCTACCACGATAGCAGAAAGAATAATATGAGATTGAGTGATTTTCTTTCCAGAGCACAATTTAGGCGTCACGGTTCCTGACATGGTGTATCATCACGAAGCATGCTCCACACAGCACTCACCTGTCCCGTTGAAGATGTTATTGGATAAGGAGTTCATGCCAAACCCCTGGCTCCGGCCCATTCCAAATCCTGACATACTACAACGACACACATGAGGATTTGACCCTTTTGTTAAGGTCAGTCTTAATCAGTCTTGATTGGCCTTATCTTGGCCTAAGGTGaaagttaattaaaatacaaatatatatgtatttaagatTAGGAGAAGCCACTTTTTAACATCATCTTTCAGCAATAAACAAAACAAGTGTAAGCTTTCATTGTACATATCAACAATAACGTTGcccaaaaaaaagatataaaatatcaaatttcacattatgcattttaaaatatattcaaacaaaaactagaatataaaaaaagtttggggttgatactttcatttttaaacatgcatgCATTTTAAAGCTTTTTGGTTTTCTATGACATTTGTTGGtgacttgtgatttttttttttttttttgtaaacatgcGCACACTGCACAGAAAGTAGcgtttctcactgtttgcacataataaccactctcctacacGGTTTCTTTACTTGTTTTAAACAGCAGATTTAATATTTATCCATTTCTCAAACAGATCGAtgaaggtgtttacatgaaggcttttcagtcGGATTGAGCCATCAATCTGATTACAAATAGATTATCTGGttgcatgtaaatgtagccaCTGATGGCTGAATGCCTATGTccatattaaagggatactccataccaaaaataaattttgtcattaatcacttacccccccccccccccttgtcgTTCCTAATCTTTAAAAACTTTGTTCgttttcagaacacaatttaagatattttggatgaaaaccaggatgcttgtgactgtcccattgactgccgaGTAAGTTACACAGTCAagatccagaaaagtatgaaagacatcgtcagaataatccatctgccatcaatggttcaaccgtaatgttatgaagcgacgagaatactttttgtatgcaaataaaacaaaaataacaactttattcaacaatttgtctcctatgtgtctctccgcatcaccgtagtgccattttggagaatctgAGCTGAACACCGTACGCTCTTCTGAGTCAGGTGTGCTGCATGGATGTGCTGGGGTTCGTttcaaatcaaaatgtaaatacacacagaaaACGTGTCCTTGtggcgtggctgacacagaagagcgtaagctgcctgcattcagctcatattcgccaaaatgtattttacttggcagtcaatgggacagtcacaagcctcctggctttcatccaaaatatcttaaattgtgtaccAAAGACAAACGAAGcctttatgggtttggaacgacatgagggtaagtgatcaatgacaaatttttcattttggggtggagtatccctttaagaatttCTCGGAGCATCATACTTCGTTTCTGTGTGAGGGCTCCCTTCGGCTTCCAGTTAGGGTTGTGACAGTGAGGAAATTTTCCCACCGGTTAATCATTGTGTGACACCGCTAATGCCCGTATCACTGCGGGGTGGGGCGTTCCCTCTTTTCTTTGCTTTCCTTcgcttttaaatagcttgtaaaagTGGTGTGCGCATTttgctttcactttcaaatagcagCAATTCGGCGTAAAGCAATTGTTCGTTTGAATTTTCCATCTTTTCCTCACTTTAAAATAGCTTAAAAGCACCATGCGCATTACTTTCACCTTTAAATTAACGGCAGGTCAGCGTCAATTGCTTgaatacaacaacaaaatacaacgtCAAACTCACTTTAGACTATTTCTAAAACATAGaacatttattaacaaaagaaataaaaatacaccatgctataGAGCAGGCTgtgcctaatataaaataacaaataacttacataaaGTTTAAATAGGTATACATCCAAAATATTATAAATCCAATATTATAAATAGGTATAAATCCAAAATATTGCCAAACAGGAGCAAAAGCATTTTGTTTAGAAACTAAATCATTCGCCATCGTCTAGTCAGTCAGCTCTCTTCACTGGAGAAATGAAATCTGATCTGTGCTGCAACTATCGTTCAGCACGCTGCATTGAGCAGCCGcattcagtttttaattgtaATGTGTTCTTTTAATgaacttaattatttttattactaaaaaaaaatcaaatggggGTCGGTGCCACGGTGGACAAGTGACATCCCCGGTGTTTTGCGGGTTAACACCGGTTTCACCGTCAACACCGTCTATCGCGGCAATCCTATGTCCATGAAACAGACATAACGTGTTTATAGCGCTCAATAATGGCCAATCCAACCTGTTTTGggtaaaaataggaaaaaaattcaaaagaaatttAAAATAGACATACGGCAATCCATGTTCCTTttgtttaaattagttttaaaggTGACATATTATGAAAATCAGACTTTTTCTGTGTTTAAGAGCTATAATCAAGTCCCCAGTTTCCTCCCATGGCACCGTCAATGTGTTTTTGCAAGTGATAACAGTGTACCAATTCTAACGTCATGGTGAAAGCTTGTGCTAAACTTGCTAACTGTTCCGTCTTTGGCTGCACAGACAAGCACAGACCACTATTAAGAGTCAaagcctcagaggagacaagagagcagtggatttattgatttatttactgtatattacgctgctgccacacagatctaatataaacatgctatttctttcccagctgtttacaTTCATCCAGttgacataactgacagtttttgtAACTCATGTGCGATTTTAACATAAACTTGTctgtatttgacagtttaagcACAAGAAGAAAgcttagtttagtactcacatcaGCAGCAGCTTTCTGTGCGCCTGCTTCGGatgtgtgcactcagaaaaccGTATATCAGCagtttaaactaatatggtttaaaatgcatgatttcagcatgacagacaaaaccaaacaaacactTTTAGCAGAATATCTGAGGTAAAAGCTGTAAAGGCACAGCCCTAATCTGGAAAAAGGGgcaggagcagcagctcattttcatttagagaGACATGCACTGAAACGGCGTGTTTCTGCTTCTATTCACAATAGGTATTTTCAAAATGATTCAAAAGGAGTTATGTATTGAACCCTGGGCTAACTGTGTTATCGcatccctaataataataatttttaagtaaTACACCTGTTCAATTGACAGTCCTAAAAAGCCTTAAAGCAAGTTGTTTGCTATCGCTATCTCTCATGTAACCATTCTTACCTGTTGATGGTGAATGGCTGGCGTGCTGGCTGCTGCTTGGGCATGCAGATAATGCTGGGAGAGCTGCGGTTAGGGCTACCCAGGCCAGAGCTGCCCATGCTGTTGGTCCTGCCGCTCATGCCCATGCCCTGCCCTATCTGCGAACTCATCATGTTCCTGGAGTTCATGGGCAGGATGCCCCTGCGGAACACCAGCAAGGCTGGGATTTAACAGATCACATCTTAA is from Carassius carassius chromosome 43, fCarCar2.1, whole genome shotgun sequence and encodes:
- the cnot2 gene encoding CCR4-NOT transcription complex subunit 2 isoform X1, whose amino-acid sequence is MSRLHGNVTNGMFSATRKKFGEGVESDYPDESIYYGQTSMFPHRSEKDMLPSPSPSSSGQLSQLGASLYGPQSALGFSIRGMSNNNPQLNRNLTQGTQLPSHSTPTTGVPTMSLHTPPSPNRGILPMNSRNMMSSQIGQGMGMSGRTNSMGSSGLGSPNRSSPSIICMPKQQPARQPFTINSMSGFGMGRSQGFGMNSLSNNIFNGTDGSENVTGIDLSEFPALADRSRREGNGNPTPLHNPLAGRAPYVGMVTKPSNEQSQDFSIHNEDFPALPGPNYKDPTLSTDESKSSLNSSGKGSSSADGPKFPGDKTSSAQNNNQQKKGIQVLPDGKVTNIPLGMVTDQFGMIGLLTFIRAAETDPGMVHLALGSDLTTLGLNLNSPENLYPKFASPWASAPCRPQDIDFHVPSEYLTNIHIRDKLAAIKLGRYGEDLLFYLYYMNGGDLLQLLAAVELFNRDWRYHKEERVWITRAPGMEPTLKTNTYERGTYYFFDCHNWRKVAKEFHLEYDKLEERPHVPTTFNYNPAQQAF
- the cnot2 gene encoding CCR4-NOT transcription complex subunit 2 isoform X2; this encodes MFSATRKKFGEGVESDYPDESIYYGQTSMFPHRSEKDMLPSPSPSSSGQLSQLGASLYGPQSALGFSIRGMSNNNPQLNRNLTQGTQLPSHSTPTTGVPTMSLHTPPSPNRGILPMNSRNMMSSQIGQGMGMSGRTNSMGSSGLGSPNRSSPSIICMPKQQPARQPFTINSMSGFGMGRSQGFGMNSLSNNIFNGTDGSENVTGIDLSEFPALADRSRREGNGNPTPLHNPLAGRAPYVGMVTKPSNEQSQDFSIHNEDFPALPGPNYKDPTLSTDESKSSLNSSGKGSSSADGPKFPGDKTSSAQNNNQQKKGIQVLPDGKVTNIPLGMVTDQFGMIGLLTFIRAAETDPGMVHLALGSDLTTLGLNLNSPENLYPKFASPWASAPCRPQDIDFHVPSEYLTNIHIRDKLAAIKLGRYGEDLLFYLYYMNGGDLLQLLAAVELFNRDWRYHKEERVWITRAPGMEPTLKTNTYERGTYYFFDCHNWRKVAKEFHLEYDKLEERPHVPTTFNYNPAQQAF